A genomic window from Mesorhizobium sp. 131-2-1 includes:
- a CDS encoding dihydrodipicolinate synthase family protein, with protein MVSRFGLSVALATPFHASGQIAVPAMVAQAKACLGAGCGSATLFGTTGEGASIGTEERRRIVEAMLAAGIPAHQIVAGVLVDAAEDAAEQARHALQLGARNILLAPPSYFKNVGEDGLFGWFAAVFAALGPLARDILLYNIPSVTMVPLPLSLIGRLRTAFPDVVAGVKDSGGDWSYSEALLAAHGDLVILIGDERHLARSVRQGGQGAISGMANFVTGEIRAMAVDGRDDPRVENFVLELLKFPVIPAVKAMVARSTGDEAWHAVRPPLEPTSQQGRRQLAAAYDQLFATEPA; from the coding sequence GTGGTTTCGCGCTTTGGTCTTTCGGTCGCCCTGGCGACGCCTTTTCACGCGTCGGGGCAGATCGCGGTTCCCGCCATGGTGGCGCAGGCGAAGGCCTGCCTTGGCGCCGGCTGCGGCAGCGCGACGCTTTTCGGCACAACGGGCGAAGGCGCTTCGATCGGCACCGAAGAGCGGCGCCGGATCGTCGAGGCGATGCTTGCCGCCGGCATCCCGGCGCATCAGATCGTTGCCGGCGTGCTGGTCGATGCGGCCGAGGATGCGGCCGAACAGGCGCGGCACGCATTGCAACTGGGCGCCCGCAACATCCTTCTGGCGCCGCCGAGCTATTTCAAGAATGTCGGCGAGGACGGGCTGTTCGGCTGGTTTGCCGCCGTCTTCGCGGCGCTCGGTCCGCTGGCCCGCGACATCCTGCTCTACAACATCCCGTCCGTCACCATGGTGCCGTTGCCGCTCAGCCTGATCGGCCGGCTGCGCACCGCCTTTCCGGACGTGGTCGCAGGCGTCAAGGATTCGGGTGGCGACTGGAGCTACAGCGAGGCGCTGCTTGCCGCGCATGGCGATCTGGTGATCCTGATCGGCGACGAGCGGCATTTGGCCAGAAGCGTGCGCCAGGGCGGGCAGGGCGCTATTTCCGGCATGGCGAATTTCGTCACCGGCGAGATCCGCGCCATGGCGGTGGACGGGCGCGACGATCCCCGTGTCGAGAATTTCGTACTCGAGCTGCTCAAATTCCCGGTGATACCGGCGGTCAAGGCGATGGTGGCGCGCAGCACCGGCGATGAAGCCTGGCATGCCGTGCGTCCGCCGCTCGAGCCGACCTCCCAGCAGGGACGCAGGCAGCTTGCCGCGGCCTATGATCAATTGTTTGCGACAGAGCCGGCCTGA
- a CDS encoding GntR family transcriptional regulator — protein sequence MEDSSEPATLREKAYASFTRHLLARDLRPGQFVSQRELVAFTGLPLGAIREIVPRLEAEGLLTTIPQRGMQIAHIDINLIREAFQFRLFMEREAVALFTVNAADAELARLRREHEEMLAEALAQPATPEMEAKAQAIDWAMHDTFIDALDNEIIAKAYLVNSVKIRLIHQERFRIDGRVVPVMREHLAVIEAMENRNPQKAVEAISQHIDNARRLALQI from the coding sequence ATGGAAGACAGCAGCGAACCGGCGACCCTCAGGGAAAAGGCCTATGCCAGCTTCACGCGGCATTTGTTGGCGCGCGATCTGAGGCCGGGTCAGTTCGTGTCGCAGCGCGAGCTAGTCGCCTTCACCGGGCTGCCGCTCGGCGCCATTCGCGAGATCGTGCCACGGCTCGAAGCCGAGGGCCTGCTGACCACTATTCCGCAGCGTGGCATGCAGATCGCGCATATCGACATCAACCTGATCCGCGAGGCCTTCCAGTTCCGCCTGTTCATGGAGCGCGAGGCGGTGGCGCTGTTCACCGTCAACGCCGCCGATGCCGAGCTCGCCCGCCTCAGGCGCGAGCATGAGGAGATGCTCGCCGAAGCGCTGGCGCAGCCGGCGACGCCGGAAATGGAGGCAAAAGCGCAGGCCATCGACTGGGCGATGCACGACACCTTCATCGACGCGCTGGACAACGAGATCATCGCCAAGGCGTACCTGGTCAATTCGGTGAAGATCCGGCTGATCCACCAGGAACGGTTCCGCATCGACGGCCGCGTCGTGCCGGTCATGCGCGAGCACCTGGCGGTGATCGAGGCCATGGAAAACCGCAACCCGCAAAAGGCGGTCGAGGCGATCAGCCAGCACATCGACAATGCACGCCGACTGGCGCTGCAAATCTAA